The following nucleotide sequence is from Candidatus Neomarinimicrobiota bacterium.
GGACAGTAGGGAGTCGGAGTAGAATAGTTACGCTTTTTAGGAGTTTGGTCAATCGTGTTATTACTGAGAATAGCAAAAACGCAGCCGAGGATAATAATACCGAAAAGGTTTAACATCTCCTAATTCCTCAAAGTAATTGACCACTCACAGGCGAGGGTATCGCCGGCGGAGCTCAAATTCATGCTGAGGTTTAATAATTTGCTGTGATTACCATTGCGCTCTGTGAAAACCAGTTCAGATACTTCGCAGTCTACAGGAGTATGAGTAGTCGAATCGATCATCCATTGCAGTGAGCCACCGGTGATGCCCAAGTGATAAACTGTCGAGTCAGCATCTACAGATCTAAGGATACTTCCAGTTGTACTTGTTGTTGAACTGGCTTCAGCTGCTGCATCAACGAAAATCTGCATTGAGTCGCTGACGGTAGTCGTAAGCTTGGTACGAACGTATCTATCTATTAGAACTTGATCGTAGCCTAGACCAACTCTGACATTTGTTTGAGTCAGTTGTGAACGGCTGAAAACGATGACTGAACCAAATCCCATGATCAAGATCATGCTGGCAGTCATAGCAGAAATAAGTTCAACCAAAGTAAAGCCTCGGCTGTGTGACCAAGTAGACCTGGTCTGATTTCGCATTTGTGTTTGTCCGATTCTCATCACGAACCATATAGAGTCAAATGCTATGCCACTAACCAGAAGGCATGATTAATGCAATATATACATATAGTTAACTATGTAATATTATGATTCATGGCTAAAATATGTAATAAATATTATGCCGATATTATCATGTATTGAGAAAATATGTCATATAAATACAACATGACAACCCTTGCTGACTTGGTTATT
It contains:
- a CDS encoding prepilin-type N-terminal cleavage/methylation domain-containing protein — encoded protein: MRNQTRSTWSHSRGFTLVELISAMTASMILIMGFGSVIVFSRSQLTQTNVRVGLGYDQVLIDRYVRTKLTTTVSDSMQIFVDAAAEASSTTSTTGSILRSVDADSTVYHLGITGGSLQWMIDSTTHTPVDCEVSELVFTERNGNHSKLLNLSMNLSSAGDTLACEWSITLRN